Proteins encoded by one window of Nocardia goodfellowii:
- the glpX gene encoding class II fructose-bisphosphatase translates to MTASSPTSRREAPDRNLALELVRVTEAGAMAAGRWVGRGDKEGGDGAAVDAMRQLVNSVSMRGVVVIGEGEKDEAPMLYNGELVGDGTGPEVDFAVDPIDGTTLMSKGSPGAIAVLAVAERGAMFDPSAVFYMHKIAVGPDAADVIDISAPIGENIRRVAKAKNLSKSDLTVCILDRPRHADLIQQVRDAGSRIRLISDGDVAGAIAAARPDSGTDILVGIGGTPEGIIAAAAMRCMGGQLQGMLAPKDDEERQKAIDAGHDLDRILNTEDLVSGENVFFCATGVTDGDLLRGVRYYGGGASTQSIVMRSKSGTVRMIDAYHRLTKLREYSSVDFHGDEDATPPLP, encoded by the coding sequence ATGACGGCATCTTCGCCCACTAGCCGCCGCGAGGCGCCGGACCGCAACCTTGCGCTCGAATTGGTCCGGGTGACCGAGGCCGGGGCGATGGCCGCGGGTCGCTGGGTCGGCCGCGGTGACAAGGAGGGTGGCGACGGCGCCGCCGTCGACGCGATGCGCCAGCTGGTCAACTCGGTTTCCATGCGCGGCGTCGTGGTCATCGGCGAGGGCGAGAAGGACGAAGCCCCGATGCTCTACAACGGTGAGCTGGTGGGTGACGGCACCGGCCCCGAGGTGGACTTCGCGGTCGATCCGATCGACGGCACCACCCTGATGTCGAAGGGCTCCCCCGGCGCCATCGCGGTGCTCGCGGTCGCCGAGCGCGGCGCCATGTTCGACCCGTCCGCGGTCTTCTACATGCACAAGATCGCGGTCGGCCCGGACGCCGCCGACGTGATCGACATCTCCGCCCCGATCGGCGAGAACATCCGCCGGGTCGCCAAGGCGAAGAACCTGTCGAAGTCCGACCTGACCGTTTGCATTCTGGATCGCCCGCGCCACGCGGACCTGATCCAGCAGGTGCGCGACGCGGGTTCCCGGATCCGCCTGATCTCCGACGGTGACGTGGCCGGCGCCATCGCCGCCGCCCGCCCGGACTCCGGCACCGACATCCTGGTCGGCATCGGCGGCACCCCGGAGGGCATCATCGCCGCGGCGGCCATGCGCTGTATGGGCGGTCAGTTGCAGGGCATGCTGGCCCCGAAGGACGACGAGGAGCGCCAGAAGGCCATCGACGCGGGCCACGACCTCGACCGCATCCTGAATACCGAAGACCTGGTCTCCGGCGAGAACGTCTTCTTCTGCGCCACCGGCGTCACCGACGGTGACCTGCTGCGCGGCGTGCGCTACTACGGTGGCGGCGCGTCCACCCAGTCGATCGTCATGCGCTCGAAGTCCGGCACGGTTCGCATGATCGACGCCTACCACCGCCTGACCAAGCTGCGTGAGTACAGCTCGGTCGACTTCCACGGCGACGAGGACGCGACCCCGCCGCTCCCCTGA
- a CDS encoding exodeoxyribonuclease VII small subunit, producing the protein MAEPGTDDTTAEIATFGYERARDELVNVVKMLEQGGLDLDDSLALWERGEALANRCEEHLAGARQRVEDAISRSEAAEEA; encoded by the coding sequence GTGGCCGAACCCGGCACCGACGACACCACCGCCGAGATCGCGACCTTCGGCTACGAACGCGCCCGCGACGAGTTGGTCAACGTCGTGAAAATGCTGGAACAGGGCGGCCTGGACCTGGACGACTCGCTGGCCCTGTGGGAACGCGGCGAAGCGCTGGCGAACCGATGCGAGGAACACCTCGCGGGCGCACGGCAACGTGTCGAGGACGCGATTTCGCGCTCAGAGGCCGCCGAAGAGGCGTAA
- a CDS encoding DUF4245 domain-containing protein has product MSYQKPRILLNYKDLFFSLIPLVLIVVVFAGVASQCSFAAKGPTQGAIPHFDIEAALTADARTLPFPIRNPGVPADWTPNSGSRADIAGAGGGAVSTVGYITHQGTYMQLTQSDATEQALARFVLGSRYASGTQQVGDRKWIVYAEPTEETAWIADYGTARVLIKGAGNEGAFRTLAQAVDAAQPLAR; this is encoded by the coding sequence GTGTCCTACCAAAAGCCACGCATTCTGCTCAACTACAAGGATCTGTTCTTCTCGCTGATCCCGTTGGTGCTGATCGTCGTGGTCTTCGCCGGGGTGGCCAGCCAGTGCAGCTTCGCCGCCAAAGGGCCGACGCAGGGTGCGATCCCGCATTTCGACATCGAGGCGGCGCTGACCGCCGACGCGCGAACCCTCCCGTTCCCGATCCGGAACCCCGGCGTGCCCGCCGACTGGACCCCCAACTCCGGCAGCCGCGCCGACATCGCGGGCGCGGGCGGCGGCGCCGTCAGCACTGTGGGATACATCACCCACCAGGGCACCTACATGCAGCTGACCCAGAGCGACGCCACCGAGCAGGCGCTGGCCCGCTTCGTACTCGGCTCCCGCTACGCCAGCGGCACGCAGCAGGTCGGCGACCGGAAGTGGATCGTCTACGCCGAGCCCACCGAGGAAACCGCCTGGATCGCCGACTACGGCACCGCCCGCGTGCTGATCAAGGGCGCGGGCAACGAGGGGGCCTTCCGGACGCTGGCGCAGGCCGTCGACGCGGCGCAGCCGTTGGCGCGCTGA